The following proteins come from a genomic window of Emys orbicularis isolate rEmyOrb1 chromosome 25, rEmyOrb1.hap1, whole genome shotgun sequence:
- the RND2 gene encoding rho-related GTP-binding protein RhoN encodes MESGARCKIVVVGDSQCGKTALLHVFAKDCYPENYVPTVFENYTASFEIDKQRIELNMWDTSGSAYYDNVRPLAYPDSDAVLICFDISRPETLDSVLKKWQGETQEFCPNAKIVLVGCKLDMRTDLNILRELSKQRLIPVTHEQGSTLARQMGAVAYVECSSKVSENSVRDVFHVTTLASVNRMHKNLKRSNSKRGLKRASQMPSRTDLLNDTEIRKDRAKSCSIM; translated from the exons ATGGAGAGCGGAGCCCGCTGCAAGATCGTGGTGGTGGGGGACAGCCAGTGCGGCAAGACGGCGCTGCTGCATGTCTTCGCCAAGGACTGTTACCCCGAG AACTATGTCCCCACCGTGTTCGAGAACTACACGGCGAGCTTCGAGATCGACAAGCAGCGCATCGAGCTCAACATGTGGGACACCTCAG GCTCAGCGTATTATGACAACGTCCGCCCCTTGGCCTACCCCGATTCGGACGCCGTGCTCATCTGCTTTGACATCAGCCGCCCAGAGACGCTGGACAGTGTACTCAAGAAG TGGCAAGGGGAGACCCAGGAGTTCTGCCCCAATGCGAAGATCGTGCTGGTTGGCTGCAAGCTGGACATGCGGACAGATCTGAACATCCTCCGGGAGCTCTCCAAGCAGCGCCTCATCCCCGTCACACACGAGCAG GGCAGCACGCTGGCCCGGCAGATGGGGGCAGTGGCCTACGTGGAATGCTCCTCCAAGGTCTCCGAGAACAGCGTGCGGGATGTCTTCCACGTAACCACGCTGGCCTCCGTGAACAGGATGCACAAGAATCTCAAGCGCAGCAACTCCAAGCGGGGACTGAAGCGGGCGTCTCAGATGCCCAGCAGGACGGACTTGTTGAATGACACAGAGATCAGGAAAGACCGAGCCAAGAGCTGCTCCATCATGTGA